One Natrinema longum genomic window carries:
- a CDS encoding DUF5814 domain-containing protein codes for MAITDKIYIKNHRQLSSQLETNIPKGAFKGATLDMLFQGDGLEKLDDATRDRVLDFTQDFLDCGCDNNPYCGCPERKFVKYLLELRAQGLGPDAIVDVMTDDYMVYAYSGDVLSFLDNGVRTLEAAEGLARVDGADEKYDEIRQAKRELER; via the coding sequence GTGGCCATCACCGACAAGATCTACATCAAGAACCACCGTCAGCTCAGCTCCCAGCTCGAGACGAACATCCCCAAAGGAGCGTTCAAGGGTGCGACGCTGGACATGCTCTTCCAGGGCGACGGCCTCGAGAAACTCGACGACGCGACGCGCGATCGGGTGCTGGATTTCACGCAGGACTTCCTCGATTGTGGCTGTGACAACAACCCCTACTGTGGGTGCCCCGAGCGGAAGTTCGTCAAATATCTCCTCGAGTTGCGCGCCCAGGGTCTGGGACCGGACGCGATCGTCGACGTGATGACCGACGACTACATGGTGTATGCCTACTCCGGCGACGTCCTCTCCTTCCTCGACAACGGCGTTCGGACCCTCGAGGCCGCGGAAGGGCTCGCGCGGGTCGACGGGGCCGACGAGAAGTACGACGAAATTCGGCAAGCGAAACGGGAACTCGAGCGGTAG
- a CDS encoding L-aspartate oxidase, whose product MNETPPTDAGTRADTVDYETVDRRVLVIGAGAAGARTAIELVERGVDPADVLVVGKRAHGDAHTTWARGGINGALGTLDPEDDWTIHAADTLTEGHSLNDPGKVETVTRRMPGILRELEDWGMEFSRTESGDIDQRYFGAQSFRRTAFAGDYTGEALLDALVDRAQALSIPYRENVFVSRILADDGRVLGAVGTDLDTGEFVVFDAEVVVLAAGGYTGLYRRHSSRDDENTADGPALAYQAGATLMDMEFVQFHPTGMVGKRYGESWDGRLVTEAVRGEGGRLYNAEGERFMERYSPDQMELDARDVVARAIAKEIADGRGTDSGGVYLDISHRGRDFIETRLPRMYERFAELGVDMAEEPVEVAPTAHYGMGGVRVDDEGETDVDGLYAIGETMAGVHGANRLGGNSLAETVAYGAVTGEAVADRLAEREVHGADELGEHAAVHLHDLADLANSDGTYDPAAVFDDLRSLLWDHTGILRDADGLENGVAGLEELRERASDLAVGDRTSASYEFALDLGFALLTADAVLRSARERTESRGAHFRTDFPDATPEWRRNVVVRSDSVGTMDLSTSPVGTPSDAVQAALDRGYELDYHQLE is encoded by the coding sequence GTGAACGAAACACCCCCAACAGACGCAGGTACGCGGGCCGATACGGTCGATTACGAGACCGTGGACCGGCGCGTGCTCGTCATCGGCGCGGGTGCCGCGGGAGCACGGACCGCGATCGAACTGGTCGAACGCGGCGTCGACCCGGCGGACGTACTCGTCGTCGGGAAGCGCGCCCACGGCGACGCCCACACGACGTGGGCCCGCGGGGGCATCAATGGGGCGCTCGGGACCCTCGACCCGGAGGACGACTGGACGATCCACGCCGCCGACACGCTGACCGAGGGCCACTCCCTCAACGACCCGGGGAAGGTCGAGACGGTCACCCGCCGGATGCCGGGCATCCTCCGCGAACTCGAGGACTGGGGCATGGAGTTCAGCCGCACCGAAAGCGGCGACATCGACCAGCGCTACTTCGGCGCACAGTCGTTCCGCCGGACGGCGTTCGCCGGCGACTACACCGGAGAGGCGCTCCTCGACGCGCTGGTCGACCGTGCACAGGCGCTCTCGATCCCCTACCGCGAGAACGTCTTCGTCTCCCGGATACTCGCCGACGACGGCCGCGTGCTCGGGGCAGTCGGGACGGATCTCGACACTGGGGAGTTCGTCGTCTTCGACGCCGAGGTGGTGGTTCTGGCCGCGGGCGGGTACACCGGGCTCTACCGCCGCCACTCCTCGCGCGACGACGAGAACACCGCCGACGGGCCCGCACTCGCCTATCAGGCGGGTGCGACGCTGATGGACATGGAGTTCGTCCAGTTTCACCCCACGGGCATGGTCGGCAAGCGCTACGGGGAGTCGTGGGACGGTCGGCTCGTAACCGAGGCCGTTCGCGGGGAGGGCGGTCGACTGTACAACGCCGAGGGGGAACGGTTCATGGAACGGTACTCGCCGGACCAGATGGAACTCGACGCCAGGGACGTCGTCGCCCGCGCCATCGCGAAGGAGATCGCCGACGGCCGCGGCACGGACTCCGGCGGCGTCTATCTCGATATCTCCCACCGGGGTCGCGACTTCATCGAAACGAGGCTCCCGCGGATGTACGAGCGGTTCGCCGAGTTGGGCGTCGACATGGCCGAGGAGCCCGTCGAGGTCGCGCCGACGGCCCACTACGGAATGGGTGGGGTTCGTGTCGACGACGAGGGCGAGACCGATGTCGACGGGCTGTACGCCATCGGCGAGACGATGGCGGGCGTCCACGGTGCGAACCGACTCGGGGGAAACTCGCTCGCAGAGACGGTCGCGTACGGCGCGGTCACTGGCGAAGCCGTCGCCGACCGGCTCGCCGAACGCGAGGTGCACGGAGCCGACGAACTCGGCGAGCACGCCGCGGTCCACCTCCACGACCTCGCCGACCTCGCGAACAGCGACGGGACGTACGACCCGGCTGCGGTGTTCGACGACCTCCGGTCGTTGCTCTGGGACCACACGGGCATCCTGCGCGATGCTGACGGCCTCGAGAACGGAGTGGCCGGCCTCGAGGAACTCCGTGAGCGGGCTTCCGATCTCGCGGTCGGGGACAGGACGAGCGCGTCCTACGAGTTCGCGCTCGACCTCGGGTTCGCCCTGCTCACCGCGGACGCCGTACTCCGCAGTGCGCGGGAGCGAACGGAGTCACGCGGCGCACACTTCCGCACCGATTTCCCGGACGCGACACCCGAATGGCGACGCAACGTGGTGGTTCGCTCGGACAGCGTCGGTACGATGGACCTCTCGACTAGCCCCGTCGGTACGCCGAGCGATGCGGTACAGGCGGCCCTCGATAGGGGGTACGAACTCGATTACCACCAGCTCGAATGA
- a CDS encoding MBL fold metallo-hydrolase produces the protein MSPTLDTSVSLVRNATLLVTIGETTLLVDPLFASPGENPSIRDTPNDRRNPLVPMPDIDLSYDAVIVTHRHPDHFDDAAKAELDADVPLFCQPVEADAFVDEGFTDVRPVDDSVSFGGVTISRTPARHGHGELAEEMGPVSGFVLEADETLYLAGDTVWYEQVERTLERFEPDMVVLNGGEAQFDHGEPITMGVADVSAVREATDATVVVVHMEAINHCLLTREQVRSETENVHVPDDGEEITL, from the coding sequence ATGTCACCGACTCTCGATACCAGCGTCTCTCTCGTCCGCAACGCGACGCTCCTCGTGACCATCGGAGAGACGACGCTTCTCGTCGATCCGCTGTTTGCGTCTCCCGGAGAGAACCCGTCGATACGGGATACGCCGAACGACCGCAGGAATCCCCTCGTACCGATGCCCGATATCGATCTGTCGTACGACGCCGTGATCGTCACCCACCGTCATCCCGACCACTTCGACGACGCGGCGAAAGCGGAACTCGACGCGGACGTTCCACTGTTCTGTCAGCCCGTCGAGGCGGATGCGTTCGTCGACGAGGGCTTCACCGACGTACGGCCCGTCGACGATTCGGTATCCTTCGGCGGCGTCACCATCTCCCGGACGCCCGCTCGCCACGGGCACGGCGAGTTAGCCGAGGAGATGGGGCCCGTCTCGGGGTTCGTTCTCGAAGCCGACGAGACGCTGTACCTTGCCGGCGACACGGTCTGGTACGAGCAAGTCGAACGGACGCTCGAGCGGTTCGAACCCGACATGGTCGTTCTCAACGGCGGTGAAGCACAGTTCGATCACGGCGAGCCGATCACGATGGGCGTCGCGGACGTCTCCGCCGTCCGTGAGGCCACCGATGCGACGGTCGTCGTCGTTCACATGGAGGCGATCAACCACTGTTTGCTCACACGCGAGCAAGTGCGCTCGGAGACTGAAAACGTCCACGTCCCCGACGATGGAGAAGAGATCACGCTGTAG
- a CDS encoding alpha/beta fold hydrolase, translating to MVEHDDFEHGQARVNGVKLHYVTAGEGPPLVLLHGWPQTWYEWRDVIPELAADYTVIAPDLRGLGDSEAPVSGYDKDTVATDVRELVSHLGFDDEPIALVGHDWGMPTAYAYAAQYREDVRALCVLEAGLPGINEDDKIKLWHTRFHSVRDLPERLVAGRERLYLDWFYGEGAYDPTAIDGDAREEYVRCYAQAGGLRGGFEYYRAYDADAEHNQAHAEDPLEMPVLALGGAASFRDLPIRDMEAVATDVESEVVERAGHWIPEERPEYFVERLTEFLEEAA from the coding sequence TCACCGCCGGCGAGGGGCCCCCGCTCGTGTTGCTCCACGGCTGGCCACAGACCTGGTACGAATGGCGGGACGTGATTCCGGAGCTCGCGGCGGACTACACCGTCATCGCACCCGATCTCCGGGGGCTGGGCGACTCAGAGGCACCCGTCTCGGGGTACGACAAGGATACCGTCGCGACCGACGTCCGCGAACTCGTTTCCCACCTCGGGTTCGACGACGAACCGATCGCGCTCGTCGGCCACGACTGGGGAATGCCGACCGCCTACGCCTACGCCGCCCAGTACCGCGAGGACGTCCGCGCGCTCTGCGTCCTCGAGGCCGGACTGCCGGGCATCAACGAGGACGATAAAATCAAGCTCTGGCACACCCGCTTTCACAGCGTTCGAGACCTCCCCGAACGGCTGGTCGCCGGTCGCGAACGGCTCTATCTCGACTGGTTCTACGGGGAGGGGGCCTACGATCCCACGGCGATCGACGGCGACGCCCGCGAGGAGTACGTCCGCTGTTATGCACAGGCCGGCGGACTGCGGGGCGGCTTCGAGTACTACCGGGCCTACGACGCCGACGCCGAGCACAATCAGGCCCACGCCGAGGATCCCCTCGAGATGCCCGTCCTCGCCCTCGGCGGTGCGGCGTCTTTCCGCGACCTCCCGATCAGGGACATGGAGGCGGTCGCAACCGACGTCGAGAGCGAGGTCGTCGAGCGCGCCGGCCACTGGATTCCCGAGGAACGGCCGGAGTACTTCGTCGAGCGTCTGACCGAGTTCCTCGAGGAGGCGGCGTAG